From one Fundidesulfovibrio putealis DSM 16056 genomic stretch:
- a CDS encoding type III pantothenate kinase: MALLLFDIGNTNIKIGLYRGESGLSSYVLPTPRSSTADQLGLDLAALLAREGLDPERLDAILAVSVVPPVNPMLRQACHRFLGRVPRFVPEDVPVPLENRYERPEQVGADRLVAAYAARRCASSHCVVSVDFGTATTFDVVRGSSYLGGLICPGVLSSARALAQDTAKLPQIDLEPQSLKLSIGRSTVESLNQGLLFGFASMVEGILDRLEDHMGEPVTVVATGGFAQQLARVCPAIANVRPELLLDGLRLVYEEAAANEKRRSL, encoded by the coding sequence ATGGCCCTTCTTCTCTTCGACATCGGCAATACCAACATAAAAATCGGCCTCTACCGGGGCGAGTCCGGCCTGTCGTCCTACGTGCTTCCCACGCCGCGCTCCAGCACGGCGGACCAGTTGGGCCTGGACCTGGCCGCGCTGCTGGCCCGCGAGGGCCTGGACCCCGAGCGCCTGGACGCCATCCTGGCGGTCAGCGTGGTGCCGCCCGTGAACCCCATGCTGCGCCAGGCCTGCCACCGTTTTTTGGGGCGCGTGCCCCGATTTGTGCCGGAAGATGTTCCCGTGCCGCTGGAAAACCGTTACGAACGTCCAGAACAGGTGGGGGCGGACCGGCTGGTGGCCGCCTACGCGGCGCGCCGCTGCGCCAGCTCCCACTGCGTGGTGAGCGTGGACTTCGGCACGGCCACCACCTTCGACGTGGTGCGCGGCTCCAGCTACCTGGGAGGGCTGATCTGTCCGGGCGTGCTCTCCTCGGCCAGGGCCTTGGCCCAGGACACGGCCAAGCTGCCCCAGATTGATCTTGAGCCGCAGTCCTTGAAGCTGTCCATCGGACGCTCCACGGTTGAGAGCCTGAACCAGGGCTTGCTGTTCGGATTCGCCTCCATGGTGGAGGGCATCCTGGACCGCCTGGAGGATCACATGGGCGAGCCGGTCACGGTGGTGGCCACCGGAGGCTTTGCCCAGCAATTGGCACGCGTTTGTCCGGCAATCGCCAACGTAAGGCCCGAACTTCTTCTCGACGGCCTGCGTCTTGTGTATGAGGAAGCGGCGGCGAACGAAAAGCGCCGCTCACTATAA
- the eno gene encoding phosphopyruvate hydratase — translation MSTIAAVWAREILDSRGNPTIEVEVTLESGAVGRAAVPSGASTGTREALELRDGEDDRFGGKGVTRAVENVQGEIAEAVVGMEALRQTALDNLLIELDGTENKGRLGANAILGVSLATARAAANFLGMPLYNYLGGVNAKVLPVPLMNIINGGAHAPNNLDIQEFMIVPIGADTFADALRMGAETFHALKKILAADGHVTSVGDEGGFAPNLKSHDEAFEYIIKAIEAAGYKPGPEIALAIDAAASEFYADGKYTFTGENRTFTSSELVAYYTELTKKYPLISIEDGLAEGDWEGWKELTDELGDTIQLVGDDVFVTNPDILADGINEGIANSILIKLNQIGTVTETLDCIEMAKQAAYTTVISHRSGETEDSFIADLAVAVNSGQIKTGSLCRSDRLAKYNQLLRIEEELEDEALYFGPVMAAQWFDVE, via the coding sequence ATGAGCACCATCGCTGCTGTCTGGGCCAGGGAAATTCTGGATTCGCGCGGCAACCCCACCATCGAGGTGGAAGTCACCCTGGAATCGGGTGCGGTGGGCCGTGCCGCCGTTCCTTCCGGAGCTTCCACCGGCACCCGCGAGGCGCTCGAGCTGCGCGACGGTGAAGACGACCGCTTCGGCGGCAAGGGCGTCACCCGCGCTGTCGAGAACGTTCAGGGCGAGATCGCCGAGGCCGTGGTGGGCATGGAAGCCCTGCGCCAGACCGCGCTGGACAACCTGCTCATCGAGCTGGACGGCACCGAGAACAAGGGCCGCCTGGGCGCCAACGCCATCCTGGGCGTGTCCCTGGCCACCGCCCGCGCCGCCGCCAACTTCCTGGGCATGCCCCTGTACAACTACCTGGGCGGCGTGAACGCCAAGGTGCTGCCCGTGCCGCTCATGAACATCATCAACGGCGGCGCGCACGCCCCCAACAACCTGGACATCCAGGAGTTCATGATCGTGCCCATCGGCGCGGACACCTTCGCCGACGCCCTGCGCATGGGCGCGGAGACCTTCCACGCCCTGAAGAAGATCCTGGCCGCCGACGGCCACGTGACCTCCGTGGGCGACGAAGGCGGCTTCGCCCCCAACCTGAAGTCCCACGACGAGGCCTTCGAGTACATCATCAAGGCCATCGAGGCCGCCGGATACAAGCCCGGCCCCGAGATCGCCCTGGCCATCGACGCCGCCGCCTCGGAGTTCTACGCCGACGGCAAGTACACCTTCACCGGCGAAAACCGCACCTTCACCTCCTCGGAGCTGGTGGCCTACTACACCGAGCTGACCAAGAAGTACCCCCTGATCTCCATTGAGGACGGTCTGGCCGAGGGCGACTGGGAAGGCTGGAAGGAACTCACCGACGAGCTGGGCGACACCATCCAGCTGGTGGGCGACGACGTGTTCGTCACCAACCCCGACATCCTGGCCGACGGCATCAACGAAGGCATCGCCAACTCCATCCTGATCAAGCTGAACCAGATCGGCACCGTCACCGAGACCCTGGACTGCATCGAGATGGCCAAGCAGGCCGCCTACACCACGGTGATCTCCCACCGCTCGGGCGAGACCGAGGACTCCTTCATCGCCGACCTGGCCGTGGCCGTGAACTCCGGCCAGATCAAGACCGGTTCGCTGTGCCGCTCCGACCGTCTGGCCAAGTACAACCAGCTCCTGCGCATCGAAGAGGAACTGGAAGACGAGGCCCTGTACTTCGGACCGGTCATGGCCGCCCAGTGGTTCGACGTGGAGTAA
- a CDS encoding c-type cytochrome: protein MDYPVLQWGFWGGGLLIALVATIHVFIAHFAVGGGMFIAVMETRVQRLGLGVMKDYLRRYAKFFLVFTMVVGGLTGVGIWFSISIGAPGATATLIHSFVLGWATEWTFFLAEIVTLITYMRSFESERSTRRLILAWMYAAFAWGSLAMVQGFISFMLTPGDWLTTHRFWDGFFNPTFWPGLVFRTAIAALLAGVFGLMTAQRVEDEKHRKSLSRFCALWAVLPIPVLVASGWWHISVLSPEQQALALGRSPEVAAGMRVFWWVAPTVLAGGVLLAGGLPRKAARAVAALTLAASFLFIGSFEYMREAARRPYLITGHIYSNGIAVAGAGKLNTAGVLASAKWSRNKAVTAENRLDAGRELFFLQCSSCHSQGGPMLDILPRSAKYTASGMESLLTGLGKIGKYMPPFFGTPDEKKALAAYLTEGLNGVKPALAQGLPQTETPVPAFDESAPYLLTAVADKGINMLYDNGQWTLNIGAQAITAHLLKRDGVPALTTEGVTLTYAVEGQAAGSFKAVGNAFRAEGINVSPYPAPDKENVKGKDGFQPYPLAVIQATDASGKILAETTLVLPVSSELGCKNCHGGTWTHGVAGIAPATAKDVLKGHDRLSLTDLSKKAGQVDCRSCHDDFATGGNRSLNLSASVHGLHAVYLAGRGADACDMCHPTDPKGATRALRDPHAAAGLDCTNCHGPLEDHALGLLTREKEQGVKAADPLIALIKPRESDPSPRAPWVNQPKCVTCHVGYKSPEQAQAYGTWTSGAKDLFKAKRDDLDAMTCASCHGSVHALYPARNPYGKDRDNLQPLQYQKLARTIGGAKNCKACHTMDMDAAAHHPGMGVE, encoded by the coding sequence ATGGACTATCCCGTACTGCAATGGGGCTTCTGGGGCGGCGGCCTGCTGATCGCCCTGGTGGCCACCATCCACGTGTTCATCGCCCACTTCGCCGTGGGCGGCGGCATGTTCATCGCCGTCATGGAGACCCGGGTGCAGCGCCTGGGCCTTGGGGTCATGAAGGATTACCTGCGCCGCTACGCCAAGTTCTTCCTGGTGTTCACCATGGTGGTTGGCGGGCTTACGGGCGTGGGCATCTGGTTCTCCATCTCCATCGGAGCACCGGGGGCCACGGCCACGCTGATACACTCCTTCGTACTGGGCTGGGCCACGGAGTGGACCTTCTTCCTGGCGGAGATCGTCACCCTCATCACCTACATGCGCTCCTTCGAGTCCGAGCGCTCCACGCGCCGCCTGATCCTGGCCTGGATGTACGCCGCCTTCGCCTGGGGCTCGCTGGCCATGGTGCAGGGATTCATCTCCTTCATGCTCACGCCTGGAGACTGGCTCACGACGCATCGCTTCTGGGACGGCTTCTTCAACCCGACGTTCTGGCCCGGCCTGGTGTTCCGCACGGCCATCGCGGCGCTGTTGGCCGGTGTGTTCGGCCTGATGACCGCCCAGCGCGTGGAGGACGAGAAGCACCGCAAGAGCCTGTCGCGCTTCTGCGCCCTGTGGGCCGTGCTGCCCATCCCGGTGCTGGTGGCGTCGGGCTGGTGGCACATCTCCGTTTTGTCGCCGGAGCAGCAGGCTTTGGCGCTGGGGCGCTCCCCCGAGGTGGCCGCCGGGATGCGCGTGTTCTGGTGGGTGGCTCCCACTGTGCTGGCCGGAGGCGTGCTGCTGGCCGGAGGACTGCCGCGAAAGGCCGCCCGCGCGGTGGCCGCGCTGACCCTGGCCGCGTCGTTTCTGTTCATCGGCTCCTTCGAGTACATGCGCGAGGCGGCCCGCAGGCCGTATCTCATCACCGGACACATCTACTCCAACGGCATCGCCGTTGCCGGGGCCGGGAAGCTGAACACGGCGGGCGTGCTGGCTTCGGCCAAGTGGAGCCGCAACAAGGCCGTCACCGCCGAAAACCGCCTGGACGCCGGGCGCGAACTGTTCTTCCTGCAATGTTCCAGTTGCCACAGCCAGGGCGGACCCATGCTGGACATCCTGCCGCGCTCGGCCAAGTACACGGCCTCGGGCATGGAGTCCCTGCTCACGGGGCTTGGCAAGATAGGCAAATACATGCCTCCGTTCTTCGGCACGCCGGACGAGAAGAAGGCCCTGGCCGCCTACCTGACCGAGGGGCTTAACGGCGTAAAGCCCGCCCTGGCCCAGGGGCTCCCACAGACCGAGACCCCGGTCCCGGCTTTCGACGAGTCCGCGCCCTATCTGCTGACCGCCGTGGCCGACAAGGGCATCAACATGCTCTACGACAACGGCCAGTGGACCCTGAACATCGGAGCGCAGGCCATCACCGCGCACCTGCTGAAACGCGACGGCGTCCCGGCGCTTACCACCGAGGGAGTCACCCTGACCTACGCCGTGGAAGGCCAAGCCGCAGGCAGCTTCAAGGCTGTCGGGAACGCCTTCCGGGCCGAGGGCATAAACGTCTCGCCGTATCCGGCGCCAGATAAGGAGAATGTCAAGGGCAAGGACGGCTTCCAGCCGTATCCTCTGGCCGTGATCCAGGCCACGGACGCTTCCGGGAAGATTCTAGCCGAGACCACGCTGGTGCTGCCCGTGTCCTCGGAGCTCGGGTGCAAGAATTGCCACGGCGGAACCTGGACGCACGGCGTGGCGGGCATCGCTCCGGCAACGGCCAAGGACGTGCTCAAGGGGCACGACCGCCTGAGCCTGACGGACCTCTCCAAGAAGGCCGGGCAGGTGGACTGCCGTTCCTGCCATGATGACTTCGCCACCGGGGGCAACCGCTCCCTGAACCTGTCTGCCTCGGTGCACGGACTGCACGCGGTCTATCTGGCCGGACGCGGGGCCGACGCCTGCGACATGTGCCACCCAACTGACCCCAAGGGCGCGACCCGCGCCCTGCGCGATCCCCACGCCGCCGCAGGCCTGGACTGCACCAACTGCCACGGTCCCCTGGAGGATCACGCCCTGGGGCTTTTGACCAGGGAGAAGGAACAGGGCGTGAAGGCCGCCGATCCGCTCATCGCGCTGATAAAGCCCCGTGAATCCGACCCATCGCCGCGCGCGCCCTGGGTGAACCAGCCCAAGTGCGTCACCTGCCACGTGGGCTACAAGTCCCCTGAGCAGGCCCAGGCCTACGGAACCTGGACCAGCGGAGCCAAGGACCTGTTCAAGGCCAAGCGCGACGACCTGGACGCCATGACCTGCGCCAGCTGTCACGGCTCGGTCCATGCGCTCTATCCGGCCCGCAACCCCTACGGGAAGGACCGCGACAACCTCCAGCCCCTGCAATACCAGAAGCTGGCGCGCACCATCGGCGGCGCGAAGAACTGCAAGGCCTGCCACACCATGGACATGGACGCGGCGGCGCACCACCCCGGCATGGGGGTGGAGTAG
- a CDS encoding type II toxin-antitoxin system RelE/ParE family toxin, which produces MTKSLFWLGDALHILRGLPPQVRIETGVALFEVQQGGKPDCAKPLKGLGKGITGIHEIVMDHDKETYRSVYVAKLKKGVYVLHVFHKKSKHGIGIPREDVEKIVSRYRQAVENDKPE; this is translated from the coding sequence ATGACGAAAAGCCTTTTTTGGCTGGGCGATGCCCTGCATATCCTCCGTGGGCTGCCGCCCCAGGTACGCATCGAGACAGGTGTTGCCCTTTTCGAGGTCCAGCAGGGCGGAAAACCTGATTGCGCCAAACCACTTAAGGGGCTCGGCAAGGGGATCACCGGCATTCATGAAATTGTCATGGACCACGACAAGGAAACGTACCGAAGTGTATACGTGGCCAAATTGAAGAAAGGCGTGTACGTGCTTCACGTTTTTCACAAGAAGTCCAAACACGGCATCGGCATCCCTCGGGAGGATGTCGAGAAGATAGTCTCCCGGTATCGTCAGGCAGTAGAGAA